The genomic window CACGCATTTGGGGCTGGACGTGGGGAGACCAATCACGCACCAGGAAGGCATTCTTCACGCAAGCATGTTGGTGCCTTCACCGATAGTGCAAGATTGCTAGTCTAAATGACGACTACACACTCTCTCACACGCACATTTTCAAGGAATATGAATCAAAATTTCGTGAAAGTTGTCTGCTTCTGATTTACACTTGCAGCTTGCAGATAATATACCTATACCCTCCAATATAGTAAAAGAGAGTGCATGCATCAATCTGATGCACAAGTATCATGCAAAGGCAGAAGCATCTCCGAATGaaactgtttttttttataaaaaaaaaagactttgcTTTTCTGTAACAGTCCAACCACCGATCATCCCATTCCACCATCCATCCCTAGTGATCCCCAGCATTCCCTTGCGGCGTCTTGCATCAAGAACGGATGGATATCGGCCGAGCGGGGGAAAGTGTAGCACAAGCAAACATCTAAATAGACACAAAGCTACACGACAGCGCACACAGCATATATCGGACTTTTTCACCCGGAAGACCTCCGGAGCTAGGTAGCCTTTAGCTGGAGCTCCCTCCCCCCACCCTTCCTCTTCCAAAACAATTAGTGCCACACTTGTCGAGCCTCTTTATATGATGCATCACTTGCACTTGCAGAGAGGCGGCTGACCAACCCACCTTGACAAGACCGCGACTGGTGCTAATAGTCAATAGATATGCTATCCATCACATGAATGCGAAGACACGTGACCAAAATAAGACATCTTATTCTTGGGCATACTACCTTCCGGAGTAAGTATCTACATTCCTGAGGTGAGCATATAAAATGCCGTGGTTCTGTCGAAGAACAAAGTACATACCTTAGGTTACCTTGTGTAAATTAACTTACATGACTAACAAGTCTTTCCAAATCTGTAAGCAGATTATCCAGCAATTGCACTTCTTTGCACGACCCAAGTCGCAGTTGCATGTATTACTAAGGAACGCAACTAACAGAATTGTAAACTCGAGTAGTAAGAGTCATAACATCCATGAAACAGTCAACAAGCTCAAGAGGCTCTCCGGGATATTTGTCATGAATGCAAAAAGCTAATCTGCACGTCCAtcgagaaagagagaaaaaagagaaaagcagATCTGCCTGCATGGAATTGTGCGATTCACCATGTCTAAAAGCGTACCTGTCTTCGTCAAGAAACTCTGCTGGTCATGGCAACGCGTAATGGCTGGTGAGATGCAGCAAATTGCAATGGGATTTCGCCAACATCGAGTCGCGCCAGCGAGATTGGTTGGCAAATGACAAAGCCCGtatacccccccccccccccgacaGGGCGTCGTGGTAGCTTGGAATTTTTCAGGGTCCCTCGACAGGCAGATTAACGAGCTGTAGCCCAATTTTAGATCTTGACCTCTAAACAATAAGGACGGCGCGATTTCAACGGTAAAGAGTGTGCAGCTGTCTAGCCACCAAATTGTCGTTGGTATATCACCATCAGACTAATCTCCAAAACCACGCCGCATGCAGTAGAGAAGAGAAATAAGGGGTAAGTAATAGAAATCTGCTCCACAAAAACTTCACCAAGTTTGGTGCGGCTGGCCTTTTCTAGCATGCCTGGTCGACCCAAGAACGCAAAAGACGGGATGGCATAAACGCCGTGAACCAACGCTGGGACACTTGCCCAATTCAGGCTTAATTCCCCAGGCCAGCGTTTTGATTTCCACGTTGGCAGGCAGGGCACGCACGACGCACAGGACAGGCCCCACCACTTCTCTTGAAATTGGGCCAATCCCATCAAGGCTGGTGGGCCGGGAAAATGGTTGCCCGCCAtgtgccggccaggttccaGGCACACAAGGACGCTCCCTTCCATGGCAACGCTCCAAGTTTTGGTCTGGGAGTGTCACTCACCCAGCCGCAACAGACGGGCGCGGAGAGGCAATGAGCCTGACTGCATAAACCACGGGGTGGCTTGTTTCTCAATACATCAACGCTCGTTTTAGGTATACAGTAAGAGACATCCACTCGTTTCTTTGCGTCTCtgtcgttttttttcctgtatTTCTTCAATACGAACGACGCCATCATTACTTTACTATCGCTCTTTGAAATTGCTTGCTTGACGACCCCACCGGAAACTGTCATTCGCTACGCCAATACGACCCTTGCTGTCGTACCCAGTCTTTTTTGCTCCTCTAGAACAAACAAACGAGGAGATCCAATCTCCTCAACCAGCAGTGGCCTCGTATCCCTGCCCCCTGCCGTTCCGCCTCCCGCCTTCCGCCGTCCGCTCTGCCGAAGCCCATCAACATTTCGCGAGCGATCTTTAATcggtgacgacgacgacatccACGATTCTTGTCCGTTTGGCGATACCCGCGCACTGCTTGATCACCCGCGGCATCCGTCCAACAAGTTCGATCACTCTTAATTGAGCTTCGACATTTCGATAAGCGTCCTCCTGGCCCCGTTGCGGCCGACCGATCACGATCAATCGAACCAGACCCCACGAATTGCATTCTCCCCTCGCCCGTCGGGCGAACTGCTTCAGCGTCGTGACGCGACCGAGCGCGCGCTTGTTTACATTTTACATCCGATCTCAAGCGAGTCTCCcagacaacaacagcaacaccgAGTGAAACGGAGAGGAGACCGCCAAGATGCCTGGATTCGGAGACTTCACGAGCCTGTGCCAAATGGCACCGTTGCCGCTATGTTCAAACGTCGGCAAAGTCAACAATATAATCGGGATTGAGCCCAACTGCTACGCACGCAGCATTGAGTTGGCAAACACAATCATCTTCCAGGGTGCGGCAAGCGCCATGCACATTGTTGCGCTCTGCATGACCGTTGTCATGGTTCTGCACGTCCGTGGAAAGTTTACTGCTGTTGGTATGTCGTTGACGCCGTTGCAAATCCTGTTTCATCGTCGCACCGCGGTTAGAATGATCAAAATCTGACACAATCCCTCCCATTTATAGGCCGAAAGGAGATTCTTAACTTCTTTTACTTTTACATGCTTCTGACTTTTATCTCGCTCTGTGTCGATGCTGGTGTGGTGCCACCCGGCTCAGGGCCGTACCCGTACTTCGTCTCGGTCCAGAACGGTCTCACATCGTCGCTTGTTACATGCCTGCTGATCAACGGTTTTGTTGGGTTCCAACTGTACGAGGATGGCACGCCGTTGTCGTTGTGGATGATGCGCATCTGCTCGATCGTTGCTTTTGCCATCACCTTTCTCGTGTCTCTCGCGACATTCAAGAGCTGGGTTGGCCTGAGCCCCTCCAACACCATCGGCTTGTTCGTGGTTTTGTATCTCCTCAATGCCGTGCAACTCTTTGTCTACGTCGTACTGCAGGTTATGCTCGTGGTGCGCACTCTCCATGAACGCTGGCCTCTTGGAGACATCGCTTTTGGCGTCTTCTTCTTCGTTCTCGGACAGGTCATCCTATATGCATTGAGCACGCCTATATGTGAGGCTGTCAGCCACTACATGGATGGATTATTCTTCGCCACGACTTGCAACTTGTTGGGTGTTATGATGGTTTACAAGGTATGCTTTCACATGGTTCCTGCTTCTGTCCAACTCGCAACTGACTCGTTTCTCCCCCTCCAGTACTGGGATTCTATCACGAAGGAAGACCTTGAGTTCTCAGTTGGAACTAGAATGAACAACTGGGAGGTTAAGGAACTACTGCCCGAGGAGGACAGGAGACAGACCATCTACACCGAAGACCCATACGGCCAATCTAGTGGGTATGACCACCCTTACTCGCCAAACACAGCGGCGCGcccttattcgaaatactagAGGAATTCTGCCGAGTCTCGCCAGCCGCGAAGGTTGTCTGGGTCTTCTTGGAAGGATTCAACATTAGGAGCGATATCCCCTCTACCATATCAGTCATTGGATGGAGCCCTGCGAGAGGCAAAGGATGAAGTGTGAGCCTGGTCCTGGGATGGTTTTTGCATTAGCGGTTCACCGGGGTTTAGGCGTTAATATTGATTTCGCTGTCACGACTCATTTTACGTTTCTTGCCTCTAGAGGGCCTTCCCTTGCGGATTTGATTTTATCCTGTTCTAATAGATGCACAATCCCGCTAGGATAAGGGGCTATTGGTGTCGGCCCAAAACAGATGCAATCGGCGACGCGCAATGAACTTGGCGATGGGTTGGATTACTTAATCATACAGGAAAACGCAAATGACGCGGGGTAGATGACTTATAGGTAGTGCTTAGCTTGTTAGAAAGGTATatagcagaaaaaaaaggatgttTGATGCACTATGCGATTGACACAGGATCAGACTAAGTGATCTGGTGGGAGTGGTTCTAGGAGCTCATGGAGCTGATGAGGACTACATGCGTGGTACCTATGTAATAATAAACGTCGGATCAGATGATGCATAAGATTATTGCAAGTAATGTAAAAAGAGCCAAGATGCAGGACTCCCCCAGTCGATTTCTGATCACGATCACAataggggagaaaaaaaagacttctCTCGTCTATCAAAAGTCTTGGTTCCCGGCTGAATAAGACCAAGACCCATGGAAGGCGTCAGTCTATTTTTGTTCCCATTTTTCTGTCGCAAGGAACTCATGCCTGCTTGGTGTGACCAATCAATTGGGTGACTGATAACTGGATTTGTGGCAACCTCGGAGTACGGAGTATCTATCTCATCATCTCGGTCGAGTGACTTGTTGAATCTGGGGGGTAGGGAGGAGTAAACGGCAAGGGGGTTGTTAAGTACCTAAGTAAGGTCGTATACCAAGAAATGCTGTGCAGGTAATAGTGTAAGATAACGCCGGATCTTACCCAAGTTTGAGGGTCGGGACCGATCAGCCGATCAGGTcggcgagaa from Pyricularia oryzae 70-15 chromosome 4, whole genome shotgun sequence includes these protein-coding regions:
- a CDS encoding chitin synthase export chaperone; amino-acid sequence: MPGFGDFTSLCQMAPLPLCSNVGKVNNIIGIEPNCYARSIELANTIIFQGAASAMHIVALCMTVVMVLHVRGKFTAVGRKEILNFFYFYMLLTFISLCVDAGVVPPGSGPYPYFVSVQNGLTSSLVTCLLINGFVGFQLYEDGTPLSLWMMRICSIVAFAITFLVSLATFKSWVGLSPSNTIGLFVVLYLLNAVQLFVYVVLQVMLVVRTLHERWPLGDIAFGVFFFVLGQVILYALSTPICEAVSHYMDGLFFATTCNLLGVMMVYKYWDSITKEDLEFSVGTRMNNWEVKELLPEEDRRQTIYTEDPYGQSSGYDHPYSPNTAARPYSKY